One Vigna unguiculata cultivar IT97K-499-35 chromosome 11, ASM411807v1, whole genome shotgun sequence DNA window includes the following coding sequences:
- the LOC114170596 gene encoding uncharacterized protein LOC114170596, protein MEITKIIIALSLFVSCLSVQANAYYYRQCSTKGSRCYGKYIRCPNECPSSESTDPKAKVCHIDCDKPICRAVCRSRKPNCNAPGSGCFDPRFIGGDGRVFYFHGKSNEHFSLVSDSSLQINARFIGHRPEGRARDYTWIQALGILFNSKSLSLEAPKTPQWNEDVDHLKFTYNGDHLVLPEGPLSSWHSPEKDVKVERVAARNSVIVTIEDVAEILVNVVPVTKEDDAVHNYQVPEDDCFAHLEVQFRFFGLSPKVDGVLGRTYREDFENPAKVGVPMPVVGGEDKYRTTSLLSPNCASCVFSPLTSHHTEPTQLTPEFMATLDCSKFSYGLGIVCKK, encoded by the exons ATGGAGATCACTAAAATCATAATTGCTTTGTCACTGTTTGTGTCATGTTTGAGTGTGCAGGCCAATGCATATTATTACAGACAATGTAGCACCAAAGGAAGTCGATGCTATGGAAAATACATTAGATGTCCGAATGAGTGTCCCAGCAGTGAATCAACAGATCCTAAGGCTAAGGTTTGTCACATTGATTGCGACAAACCCATATGCAGGGCTGTATGCAGAA GTCGGAAACCAAACTGCAATGCGCCAGGATCAGGTTGCTTTGATCCGCGTTTCATTGGTGGGGATGGGAGAGTATTCTACTTCCACGGAAAGAGCAATGAACACTTCTCTTTAGTTTCAGACTCTTCCCTTCAAATCAATGCTCGCTTCATTGGACACAGGCCAGAAGGTAGAGCCAGAGACTACACATGGATTCAAGCCCTTGGAATCCTCTTCAACTCCAAAAGCTTATCACTTGAAGCACCCAAAACACCTCAATGGAATGAAGATGTTGACCATCTCAAATTCACATACAATGGAGACCATTTGGTTCTTCCTGAGGGCCCTCTCTCCTCTTGGCACTCTCCAGAAAAAGATGTGAAAGTGGAGAGAGTAGCTGCCAGGAACAGTGTGATAGTGACCATAGAGGATGTTGCTGAAATATTGGTGAATGTGGTGCCAGTGACCAAAGAAGATGATGCAGTTCACAACTACCAAGTGCCTGAGGATGATTGCTTTGCTCACTTGGAAGTTCAATTCAGGTTCTTTGGGTTGTCTCCTAAGGTGGATGGTGTGCTTGGAAGGACTTATAGGGAAGATTTTGAGAACCCTGCAAAGGTTGGTGTTCCAATGCCTGTTGTTGGAGGAGAGGACAAATACAGGACTACCTCCTTGCTTTCTCCCAACTGTGCTTCTTGTGTCTTCTCTCCACTTACTTCCCATCACACTGAGCCCACTCAACTCACTCCAGAGTTCATGGCCACCCTTGATTGCTCCAAGTTTTCCTATGGCTTGGGAATCGTTTGCAAGAAATGA